The sequence GCCTTCACCAGATCTATTTGCAAAAAGCTTCAAATCTCCTCTTGCACCTAAATTATTTTTTACCATAAATATGAGAACAAATTAAACATTTATAAATCTTACTTAGAAGTAGTTAAATAGTAAAATTAAGCACCTAAATTTTAAGTTAAAAGAAATAATATTTATTCTGCTTTAAGATTTTCTTAAAGTGGTTAAAATTGCTTTAGCAATTTTATTCTTCGCCAGCTTCTTGAGAAGCTCCAAAGTCAATATCTTAAACCTGCTCCACAGAGGCACCCATGTGATACAACTTAAAATTTTGATAGTAAAATTTTAGTTATATGATTTAAGTTAAAAGAAATAAGTATTTTTATTCTGCTTTAAGTAAAACTTAAAGTTGTTAAAAATAATTTTGTATTTTTATTCTTTAAATCTTAATTTAAAGTGGTTAAAATTGCTTTAGCAATTTTATTCTTCGCCAGCTTCTTGAGAAGCTCCAAAGTCAATATCTTGAACAATAATAATGTCTCCAAATGCTTTGAAGAATTTTTGAGGAATTATTACACCTTTTGCATCTTTTACTTTGCTTGATAGTAAAGAACCTGGAACTGCTTTTATTTTCCAGCTTTTAATTCTGTTTTCTTCGATTAGTGCTTCTTCGATTTCTCCGAAAAAGTAACCAGTGTCTGTGAAAACTTTCATCTCGTACACATCTGAAATTCTTTTGAATCTTGCCATATTAAATCACCTTATTAATTATTTATAAACTTTTTGAATTTATTAAAAAGCTCTTAAAAATGCTTTTATGCATTTTTATTGAACTTTTTGACTAAGCCTTATCCTTCTCAACAGGATGACTTGAGCCTGAGTCTTTACTTATCCAGTATAATACTGCTCCAATTGCAATTACTATTACAAATGTCCAAAAACTGTCTGAGTCGAAATCACCTAAATCATCAAAAAAGTCAGTTATTGAATCTTCCATACCTGTAGCATATACAAGAGCAAATATTGATACAATCAATACTACTGCTGCAATTGCCCAAACTAGACCAGTTCTCAATTGAGTTTTGTCTTTATCTTTATATAAAAAATGATTCATATAATCTTCACCAAATATGAATCCTAGTGCGATTAATACTACTAGAATAAATACTAAGAATACAGATATATTTACAATTAGATTTTCAAGATAAATAACAGTTTGAAGTGATGCTACAACAAAAAGTCCAAATACAAGTGAAATCACTGAATTTACACTTTTAACATGAGATTTCTCATTATCTCCTTCTTTTACACTAAAGATTTTAGATTTTTCAAGGATTGCAAAAACTATTACATAAACTAAAAGAAAAGGCAAAATTACATCGTAAAAATGCATATCTTTCAAGTTATCAATAATAGCTCTAAAATCAACCATCTGTAATTTATAATATATCCTCTTCAGAGATTACAACAAAGTCGCCGATTGCAATTACGGAATGGAAGGGTACTAAGAAATCACCATTAGTATCTTTCTCAAGACTTACATCTTTTACATACTTAGTAGGATTTACCAATGTGAAATCGATAATCTCACCTGTTTTAGTATCAAATACTAAATCTCCTACCTCTCCAAATTTTTTCCCGCTCTTACTTACAACAACTCTGTCAAGTAGTTTTTTTGCTAAAATTTTCTCTTTTGCTTCAGCCATTTTTAAATTAGTTGATAGTAAATTTAGTTTTATATCATTTAAATACTTTGTGGTAAATGAGGTTTTTAGGGTTAGAATTAAGATAGTTAGTATTAGATTATTTTATCTTATTTAGATAGTTTCTTTTTAATATCAATTTGATACATTCTAAAGTCTAATACAATTACTTTTATCGTAATCTTCAGAATTCAAGGATTCATCATATAACTCTTCTAATTCTAACTGCTCTTTATCAGATACATTTACTACTTCATTTAGTTCATCTCTAACAGCTTCTCGAATTAATTTATATAAATCATCTCTACTAATGTTAATAATATCAGTTCCCATACTATAATTATGATTTTATTATTTATAAGCTTTTTTAGAATATTATCTTGTGTTAGTTATTTGTTTTAGAAAAGAGTTTTGGTATTCAAAAAAGTTAAGGCAAGAATATAAAAAATTTACGAATCGAAGCCGAGAGTATCCTAAAAGAACGATTTTTTTATTTTGAAATAATTTGATTTATTCTTTTACAAACTTCTTTATATTTTTCATTATTTAAGCTACAAACTTTAAATTCAATAGTCTTTTTCTCACCAGTAAATAACATATTACATCGAATATAACTATCCTTATGCAAAGAGCCTTCTATTGTTTCATTTTTTCCTAAATTAATTGTAAATTCATCTTTCTGAATTCCTAAAGAAGTTAGTTGACAAAGTAAAATATCATTTCTCATCTCATTTGACAATATCAAACAAGGTCTTAATTTTGTACCTTTTAAATTTGTAAAAGGAAAAGGATACATTACTATTTGACCTTTTGTAAATGTGCCCAAGCTTCATCTTCCTCCTTAGATAGCCAATTTTTTGCTAAAGAGTTTTCACTAGCCAAAGC is a genomic window of Candidatus Woesearchaeota archaeon containing:
- a CDS encoding PRC-barrel domain-containing protein: MARFKRISDVYEMKVFTDTGYFFGEIEEALIEENRIKSWKIKAVPGSLLSSKVKDAKGVIIPQKFFKAFGDIIIVQDIDFGASQEAGEE
- a CDS encoding PRC-barrel domain-containing protein, producing the protein MAEAKEKILAKKLLDRVVVSKSGKKFGEVGDLVFDTKTGEIIDFTLVNPTKYVKDVSLEKDTNGDFLVPFHSVIAIGDFVVISEEDIL
- a CDS encoding type II toxin-antitoxin system PemK/MazF family toxin gives rise to the protein MGTFTKGQIVMYPFPFTNLKGTKLRPCLILSNEMRNDILLCQLTSLGIQKDEFTINLGKNETIEGSLHKDSYIRCNMLFTGEKKTIEFKVCSLNNEKYKEVCKRINQIISK